One Hordeum vulgare subsp. vulgare chromosome 4H, MorexV3_pseudomolecules_assembly, whole genome shotgun sequence DNA window includes the following coding sequences:
- the LOC123449496 gene encoding histone H2B.1, with product MAPKAEKKPAAKKPAEEEPATEKAEKAPAGKKPKAEKRLPAGKKTASKEGGGEKRGRKKGKKSVETYKIYIFKVLKQVHPDIGISSKAMSIMNSFINDIFEKLAGEAAKLARYNKKPTITSREIQTSVRLVLPGELAKHAVSEGTKAVTKFTSS from the coding sequence ATGGCCCCCAAGGCAGAGAAGAAGCCGGCGGCGAAGAagcccgcggaggaggagccggcGACGGAGAAGGCCGAGAAGGCCCCGGCCGGGAAGAAGCCCAAGGCCGAGAAGCGGCTACCGGCGGGCAAGAAGACCGCCTccaaggagggcggcggcgagAAGAGGGGccggaagaagggcaagaagagcGTGGAGACGTACAAGATCTACATCTTCAAGGTGCTGAAGCAGGTCCACCCTGACATCGGCATCTCCTCCAAGGCCATGTccatcatgaactccttcatcaacgacatcttcgaGAAGCTCGCCGGCGAGGCCGCCAAGCTCGCCCGCTACAACAAGAAGCCCACCATCACCTCCCGGGAGATCCAGACATCCGTTCGCCTCGTCCTCCCCGGGGAGCTCGCCAAGCACGCCGTCTCCGAGGGCACCAAGGCCGTCACCAAGTTCACCTCCTCTTAG
- the LOC123449497 gene encoding histone H3.2 — protein MARTKQTARKSTGGKAPRKQLATKAARKSAPATGGVKKPHRFRPGTVALREIRKYQKSTELLIRKLPFQRLVREIAQDFKTDLRFQSSAVSALQEAAEAYLVGLFEDTNLCAIHAKRVTIMPKDIQLARRIRGERA, from the coding sequence ATGGCCCGCACGAAGCAGACGGCGAGGAAGTCGACCGGCGGCAAGGCGCCGCGGAAGCAGCTGGCGACCAAGGCGGCGCGCAAGTCGGCCCCGGCCACCGGCGGCGTGAAGAAGCCGCACCGCTTCCGCCCCGGCACCGTCGCGCTCCGCGAGATCCGCAAGTACCAGAAGAGCACCGAGCTGCTCATCCGCAAGCTCCCCTTCCAGCGCCTGGTGCGGGAGATCGCGCAGGACTTCAAGACCGACCTCCGCTTCCAGAGCTCCGCCGTCTCCGCGCTCCAGGAGGCAGCCGAGGCATACCTCGTCGGGCTCTTCGAGGACACCAACCTCTGCGCCATCCACGCCAAGCGCGTCACCATCATGCCCAAGGACATCCAGCTCGCCCGCCGCATCCGCGGCGAGAGGGCCTAG